GTCTGTGTCAATGGGACCGCCACTAACTGCATTGACCCGGATATTTTTTTCTCCAAGCTCATGGGCTGCATATTTGACCATAGTTTCAACGGCCGCTTTACTGCTGCCATGACCGGCGTAGTTTGGAGTATAGACGAGGTTTCCGGTTGAACTCATGGAAATGATGACACCACCACCTACTTTTTCCATTCTTTTCGCGGCTTCCTGTGCACCGACGACAAAGGCTAGGACAGTGGCAGTATAGATGTTATTGAGTCCTTTTGGTTTGAGGCGCATAAAGGGTCCAAATCCACCGACCACGGGTCGACCAGATATGATTGCATTGGAGATGAAAAAATCGACTCTTTCAAAATCTTCATCTATTTTTTTGAATAACTCTTTATATTCGTTTGGTTCCAAAATATTGAGGGGGTAGGCTTTGGCCTTGATGCCATATTGTTCACTCATCTCTTGAGCCAATGCGTTGGCAAGCTCTTCATTTGAATTGTAAGTAAATGCGACATTGATCCCTTCTTTGGCAAATCTCTCTACGATCGCTCGTCCTATTCCTCGAGTCCCTCCGCTGATGACAAGTGTTTTGCTCATTATACTACCTCATATTTTGCTAATGTTTTTTCGATGAGCTGCATATGCTCTTTGCTTGGTTCTAAGAGTGGCAGGCGATACTCCAGGGTATCGATAAGACCGGCTATGTACATCGCCGCTTTAATAGGAATAGGATTTGATTCGCAAAAGAGCGCTTTATTTATATCGAAAAGTTCGTCGTTGATCATCTTTGCCGTATCGAATTGACCCGCAAGTCCAGCATGTACGAGCATCGAGATTTTGTCAGGCAAGAGGTTCGCCGTTACAGAAATTACACCCATTCCGCCGTTTGCTATGATAGGGTAGTTGATCGCATCATCGCCACTGATCACATAGAGTTCTGGTCGTTTTGCAAGGAGTTCGACACATCGCTCAATCGATCCGGTTGCTTCTTTGATCCCATAAATGTTATTCACATCATCAAAAAGACGACAGACAGTTTCTGGTTTGATATCGACGCCAGTTCTTCCCGGAACGTTGTATAAAAGTACCGGGATATCCACAGATTCTGCCAAAGCCTTATAGTGTTGATATAGACCTTCCTGGGTAGGTTTGTTGTAATATGGGCTCACGCTCAATATTGCATCTGCTCCCGCTTTTTGGGCAAATTGGGCCAGATCGATCGCTTCATGGGTCGCATTGCTTCCAGCACCTGCCATCACTTTTGTGGATGTTCCTTTGCATACTTCCACAGCTATTTCGATACACCGTTTATGCTCTGCATGGCTGAGAGTCGCGCTTTCTCCAGTGGTTCCTACCGGTACCACTGCATCGATAGCATTGTCGATCTGTCTTTGGATGAGCCTGGCATAGGCCTCTTCATCCAGTTTCCCATTGCGAAACGGGGTGATAAGTGCGGTCATTGCTCCTTTTACTTTTTCCATCAATCTTCCTTTCTCATAATCACGGTAGTCGAATTTTTCTTTGTAAAATATTTTTTTGCCACTTCGCTCAAGTCTTGGGTTTTCAGTTTGTCGATGTTTTCTTCATAATGCAGTAACGGTTCGATATTGCCTCTTGCAAAATAGGCACCGAAAAGATCAGCCACATTACTTGAGTTTTCCAGTGAAAAGATAAAGTCGGCTTTTGTATTGATTTTGATTTTATCAAGTTCACTTTTTGTGATTTTGCCTTTTTTTATTCTCTCGATTTCACGCCAAATCTCTTTTTCGATCTGTTCAGCAGTGATTCCTGGATTTGCCACGGCCAAAAAGAGAAAAACACCTGGATCCTTGTTTTCCATATTGTAGCCATATATCTGATTGACCATCTTTTTTTCATCCACCAATTTTTTGTAAAGCCTACTGCTTTTACCGCTACTAAGAAGCTCGCTCAAAGCGCTTAACGCTACCTGGTCCTTATCTTCAAAATTTGGAATATGAAACGCGATGGCAATCATCTGGGTTTGTACGTCGCGCTGGATATAGACCCTTTTGGGTCCATCTTGAGGTGGTTCCACCT
The Nitratiruptor sp. SB155-2 genome window above contains:
- the dapA gene encoding 4-hydroxy-tetrahydrodipicolinate synthase, yielding MEKVKGAMTALITPFRNGKLDEEAYARLIQRQIDNAIDAVVPVGTTGESATLSHAEHKRCIEIAVEVCKGTSTKVMAGAGSNATHEAIDLAQFAQKAGADAILSVSPYYNKPTQEGLYQHYKALAESVDIPVLLYNVPGRTGVDIKPETVCRLFDDVNNIYGIKEATGSIERCVELLAKRPELYVISGDDAINYPIIANGGMGVISVTANLLPDKISMLVHAGLAGQFDTAKMINDELFDINKALFCESNPIPIKAAMYIAGLIDTLEYRLPLLEPSKEHMQLIEKTLAKYEVV
- a CDS encoding enoyl-ACP reductase, with product MSKTLVISGGTRGIGRAIVERFAKEGINVAFTYNSNEELANALAQEMSEQYGIKAKAYPLNILEPNEYKELFKKIDEDFERVDFFISNAIISGRPVVGGFGPFMRLKPKGLNNIYTATVLAFVVGAQEAAKRMEKVGGGVIISMSSTGNLVYTPNYAGHGSSKAAVETMVKYAAHELGEKNIRVNAVSGGPIDTDALRAFPNYEEVKAETVARSPLGRMGKPEDLAGACWFLCTEDASWITGQTIVVDGGTSFS